Genomic window (Vibrio coralliirubri):
TATGATTCATATCAGTTATTGGTTGCCGATACGCCATCTGGAAAACGAGAGCAGCCAATATAACTGGATAATTCTAACGCTAGACGCCCCTTAAGCTAGAACAACGTTTGTTGTCTCTTTTCAGGTACAGGCTGAACTTCACCGTAATTACGTAGCTGTTCCATCTTACGGATATCAAGCTGAAGCTCTGTTACATAGCTGTCACCCACTGGGTAGCTGCGTACCACTTCTGCACCGCGGATTACGCCATCAACCGCACCAGAAGTACGTTCTGTACCAAGGCGTTGATCTTCCAACTCTGCTCGACCACTCACTCGCATACCATAGACTTGCTCAGCAAGTTCACGATAGGCGTCGATCTTGGAAGCTCTCATCGCACGGATACGTCTTTCTTCGTCGTTACGTCCCTTCTGCTCGCTGATGCTCGCATAACCAACGGCAACCAAGTAGTCGTCTGGCCTCATATTTTGCAGCGGCTGACAGCCAACAAGCAGTAAAGCGGCAACAACAAATATTAACTTCTTCATCTCGAACTCCTAAGGGCGAAGAATAACAGTATAAGGCTGGCTGATCGTTGGGTCAGAACGAATGATAACGCCATCTTGAGTTCGAATACTGTTCAGGGTATCTAGGTCACGACCAATACGGTCTGCAGGCAAGAAGCCTTGTGCCGTCGCCACGACAATGCGAGTTTGCATGCCAACAACACGAGCATTGACTAACACACCGCCTTCTTGGCGAAGCATAGTGCCTGTCAGTACGTACTGTACGTCTTGCTCTTGAGCTAAGTCTTTCCAATCGCGGCTTAACGCGAAGTCACCTTGGTGAGTCACTTGAATAGAACCTGTTGTTTTGAAATCAACAACCTTGAAGCCACGACGCTGAAACTGATGAATGAAACCTTCTGATACCGAGTTTCCTAGCCAGTTCGTTGTGTCCATGTGTTGTAGGTCAACAAACGAAGTGATCGCTATCGGAGTTCTTGCTGAGATACTCGTATTCGAAATGATCAGATCTTCGGTCATACTTTCCACGAAGAAATCCATGGTATGACGAGGGCTATCCATCAACATAAACTGACTGCCTGAATACTCAGACTTGCCGTTATAGATTGGCGAATAAGCACATGAGGTCAATAACATGACACTCATTACTACGAGCCATTTTTTCATTCTCTTATCTCCAGATAGTTTTAGTGCTTCCTGTTCCAATATGTTCTCACCATTATTCTTTTCAATGGATTACAATGTTGGAACAGTCTTTGCTTTTCATTAATGGTTCAGATTAAGAAAAACGCACTTAAGTCAGCTTCAAGCTTATAGTTATTTGTTAAGCAATATTTATACCCAACTGGTAACGAATAGATGAAAAAAATAATTTCTTACTTATTTTCAATAA
Coding sequences:
- the flgP gene encoding flagellar assembly lipoprotein FlgP; protein product: MKKLIFVVAALLLVGCQPLQNMRPDDYLVAVGYASISEQKGRNDEERRIRAMRASKIDAYRELAEQVYGMRVSGRAELEDQRLGTERTSGAVDGVIRGAEVVRSYPVGDSYVTELQLDIRKMEQLRNYGEVQPVPEKRQQTLF
- a CDS encoding FlgO family outer membrane protein; the protein is MKKWLVVMSVMLLTSCAYSPIYNGKSEYSGSQFMLMDSPRHTMDFFVESMTEDLIISNTSISARTPIAITSFVDLQHMDTTNWLGNSVSEGFIHQFQRRGFKVVDFKTTGSIQVTHQGDFALSRDWKDLAQEQDVQYVLTGTMLRQEGGVLVNARVVGMQTRIVVATAQGFLPADRIGRDLDTLNSIRTQDGVIIRSDPTISQPYTVILRP